A genome region from Gigantopelta aegis isolate Gae_Host chromosome 3, Gae_host_genome, whole genome shotgun sequence includes the following:
- the LOC121367661 gene encoding uncharacterized protein LOC121367661 translates to MEEIQTSSQSMMLISEKEREYLAKLCWLLQDAGTQALRTTFNSIHPPLSLNEHLSHYNIKAVLTKLMDARVIDQRHWNLMYPKKNRPTSSQLYDAKLTLILLETICHLSAPYPGGWQSNPLQTDTSMSADLVRLQKLLQQIGSLSGVRHDEYPVLWDQIVEVLERLGGQDVKVQIETIQGEVVPEDQLDHYIQQLKDNWSYVKEKNIRRLRRLYGRGGMAKLSSIAVRRDPRVKHEKEGLSLEDKEVLTTMTKLLAEQVIAEDILDRLQQGQIIKIGDRHEIMALTKNSDRMHMVLDKIQTSKSTHGLKILCDALKFNHPAIYDTVMDYRKTVYKQGVKEVVDLVKVCQTAMCNQYRTVFSAFYPIPWNDNFSVNVYDYYVSLDVFDEHGQKQDLRDILPMQKAAGVGKRILIEGCSGSGKSTLAAVLASMWANNKNYFKHSYDFLLFIDAQRVSDDFSREVYHMVVPDRTPITGQEFWSVLEANARNVVILVDGYDDRTNCEKLHQILRGKRLRKSSVILFVTPEMHVDRHISPDYKLFNTGLGTNGRLEYMKSYAHLLKLTKENVEVLKEYLSKKEWHLLPHLSSPFVCFMLIMVYHSNTELDLLTVTTLSALCEQYCIVVAKQCCKRQNLEYQNNNFPDEVNEAIRTLGSLAFNAVVSGKVSFSEADFSQYSFNVLITKCGAMTRNNMTFEYRFLCTMFMDFLAAQHIEGMMHADVVRMISENNFLDKSRYAQLVSFVCGLYEEEPGVPLMDMVLQELAEDGAVNEIMWDEIEKAEREEEQTVESEVNGVEHNGVERNGVEPIEEEPDEIETQEAEIAQRETNEEETQEAESKEEETKEAESKEEETKEAETQEAETQKAETQEAETQKAETDEAETQKAETNEAGTQEEETNEAETQEAEITEETTQDVDNMSETCPEPSSAHILNYSHRLHGVAECYERPNAAANLAKSMSSRLLIRRKGLFHHNCILGLSCVLESEYCHVTHIDINLLPVYLHQDDIYTKLANALGKNSSLQHLKIYWWSLDIMAKFLRTVMRDGKALESLQLEDCTNHALNDISSMTWSALQDICANSKNVKRFVFNNCQTTAVVCHIIIHLPCIVEELDFSKCLFNLMCSSAIASKLECSKMFRRLVLSGTKIQSSDFSALAQGIKRSISLQELDLSSTELDHVGITAVAESIKLNSTLTTLDLSRCQLDAFMCSKLADALQYSRSMNTLVLIDSDVSSRGIRSLLDVANSKKKGLQLVRS, encoded by the exons ATGGAGGAAATCCAAACCTCCAGCCAGTCAATGATGCTGATATCGGAGAAAGAGCGGGAGTACCTGGCCAAGCTGTGCTGGCTGCTGCAGGACGCGGGCACACAGGCTCTGAGGACAACCTTCAACAGCATCCACCCCCCACTGAGCCTCAACGAGCACCTGTCCCACTACAACATCAAGGCCGTGCTCACGAAGCTGATGGACGCGCGGGTGATCGACCAGCGGCACTGGAACCTCATGTACCCGAAGAAGAACCGGCCCACGTCGTCGCAGTTGTACGACGCCAAGCTGACGCTCATTTTGCTGGAGACGATCTGCCACCTGTCGGCGCCGTACCCGGGCGGTTGGCAGTCGAACCCCCTGCAGACGGACACCAGTATGAGCGCCGACCTCGTCCGTCTGCAGAAACTGCTGCAGCAGATAGGATCTCTAA GCGGCGTGCGGCACGACGAGTACCCAGTGTTATGGGACCAGATCGTCGAGGTGTTGGAGCGACTCGGGGGCCAGGACGTCAAGGTGCAGATCGAGACGATCCAGGGGGAGGTGGTGCCTGAGGACCAGCTCGACCACTACATCCAGCAGCTGAAGGACAACTGGAGCTATGTGAAGGAGAAGAACATCCGGCGACTCAGGCGGCTGTACGGCAGGGGCGGCATGGCCAAGCTGTCGTCCATAGCAGTGAGGAGGGACCCGCGCGTCAAACACGAGAAAGAAG GTTTGAGTCTGGAAGACAAGGAGGTCCTAACGACGATGACCAAACTTCTGGCGGAGCAGGTCATTGCCGAAGACATCCTAGACCGCCTGCAGCAGGGGCAGATAATCAAGATCGGCGACCGCCACGAGATTATGGCGCTGACCAAAAACTCGGACCGGATGCACATGGTTCTGGACAAGATCCAGACATCCAAGTCAACGCACGGACTGAAAATACTGTGCGACGCCCTCAAGTTCAACCACCCCGCCATCTACGATACCGTCATGGATTACAGGAAGACTGTCTACAAGCAGGGGGTGAAGGAAGTAGTGG ACTTGGTGAAGGTGTGTCAGACCGCCATGTGCAATCAGTACCGGACCGTGTTCTCCGCATTCTACCCAATCCCCTGGAACGACAACTTCAGCGTCAACGTCTACGACTACTACGTCTCTTTAGACGTATTCGATGAACACGG CCAAAAGCAGGACCTCAGAGACATACTGCCAATGCAGAAAGCAGCAGGTGTCGGCAAAAGGATCCTAATTGAAGGGTGTTCAGGAAGTGGCAAGTCAACGCTAGCAGCGGTGTTGGCGTCCATGTGGGCAAACAACAAGAACTACTTCAAGCACAGTTATGACTTCCTCCTATTTATTGATGCACAACGCGTCTCAGATGATTTCTCCAGAGAAGTCTATCACATGGTCGTACCGGACAGGACACCGATCACTGGACAAGAGTTCTGGTCAGTCCTAGAAGCTAACGCCCGTAACGTGGTCATTCTTGTCGATGGCTATGATGACAGAACGAACTGCGAGAAACTCCATCAAATCCTCCGTGGGAAGAGGCTTCGCAAGAGCTCAGTAATCCTCTTTGTCACACCCGAGATGCACGTAGACAGGCACATAAGTCCCGACTACAAACTTTTTAACACCGGACTGGGAACAAATGGCAGATTAGAGTACATGAAATCATACGCCCACCTATTGAAGCTCACAAAAGAGAATGTTGAAGTTCTCAAAGAGTATCTATCAAAGAAAGAGTGGCATCTGTTGCCTCATTTGTCTTCACCCtttgtgtgttttatgttaataatgGTGTACCACAGCAACACAGAACTTGATTTGCTCACAGTAACAACGTTATCAGCTCTCTGTGAGCAATACTGCATTGTGGTGGCAAAACAGTGCTGCAAACGACAAAATCTAGAATATCAAAATAATAACTTTCCCGACGAAGTCAATGAAGCAATAAGGACCTTAGGATCCTTGGCATTCAATGCTGTTGTTTCAGGGAAAGTTTCTTTTTCTGAAGCAGACTTTTCTCAGTACTCCTTTAATGTCTTAATAACAAAGTGTGGAGCCATGACCAGGAATAATATGACATTCGAGTACAGGTTCCTGTGTACCATGTTCATGGACTTTCTTGCAGCTCAGCACATAGAAGGAATGATGCATGCTGATGTTGTGAGGATGATTAGCGAAAATAACTTCTTGGACAAATCTCGCTATGCGCAGCTTGTTTCATTTGTATGCGGTTTGTATGAAGAGGAACCAGGTGTCCCACTCATGGATATGGTGCTCCAAGAGCTCGCCGAAGACGGCGCAGTGAATGAAATTATGTGGGATGAAATAGAAAAGGCAGAACGTGAAGAGGAACAAACTGTAGAGTCAGAAGTCAATGGTGTAGAACACAATGGTGTAGAACGCAATGGTGTAGAACCCATTGAGGAAGAACCCGATGAGATAGAAACCCAAGAGGCAGAAATCGCACAGCGAGAAACCAATGAGGAAGAAACCCAAGAGGCAGAATCCAAAGAGGAAGAAACCAAAGAGGCAGAATCCAAAGAGGAAGAAACCAAAGAGGCAGAAACCCAAGAGGCAGAAACCCAAAAGGCAGAAACCCAAGAGGCAGAAACCCAAAAGGCAGAAACCGATGAGGCAGAAACCCAAAAGGCAGAAACCAATGAGGCAGGAACCCAAGAGGAAGAAACCAATGAGGCAGAAACCCAAGAGGCAGAAATCACAGAGGAAACAACCCAAGATGTGGACAATATGAGCGAAACATGTCCAGAACCAAGCTCAGCCCACATATTAAATTACTCTCACCGTTTGCACGGGGTTGCTGAATGTTATGAAAGACCTAATGCTGCAGCAAACCTCGCCAAGTCGATGTCGTCACGCCTTTTAATCAGAAGAAAGGGACTCTTTCATCATAACTGCATTTTGGGGCTATCGTGTGTATTGGAATCTGAGTACTGTCACGTGACCCACATTGACATAAACCTCCTGCCTGTTTACCTTCACCAGGATGATATATATACCAAACTGGCCAATGCTCTGGGCAAGAATTCCAGTCTGCAACATTTGAAAATCTATTGGTGGTCGTTGGATATAATGGCTAAATTTCTTCGCACTGTAATGCGCGATGGCAAAGCATTGGAAAGTCTACAACTTGAGGATTGTACAAACCACGCACTAAATGATATTTCTTCAATGACCTGGTCAGCCTTACAAGACATCTGTGCAAACAGCAAGAACGTGAAGAGATTTGTGTTTAATAACTGTCAAACTACTGCTGTCGTGTGCCACATTATCATCCATCTGCCGTGCATTGTAGAGGAGCTGGACTTCAGTAAGTGCCTCTTCAATCTGATGTGTTCCAGTGCTATTGCATCAAAGCTGGAATGTTCAAAGATGTTTCGACGTCTGGTCCTGAGTGGCACGAAAATTCAGAGTTCGGATTTTAGTGCCTTGGCCCAGGGAATAAAGCGGTCGATTTCACTGCAAGAGCTGGACCTTTCCAGCACCGAGCTCGACCATGTCGGGATCACTGCTGTGGCAGAGTCGATCAAACTGAACAGCACGTTGACGACTCTGGATCTGAGTCGCTGTCAACTAGACGCGTTCATGTGTAGCAAGCTGGCAGATGCTCTGCAATACAGCCGATCCATGAACACACTGGTTCTTATAGATTCTGACGTGTCGTCACGTGGAATTCGCTCTCTATTGGATGTAGCAAATTCGAAAAAGAAAGGGCTACAACTTGTAAGATCATGA